The following proteins come from a genomic window of Ictalurus furcatus strain D&B chromosome 26, Billie_1.0, whole genome shotgun sequence:
- the LOC128602318 gene encoding NACHT, LRR and PYD domains-containing protein 12-like isoform X1, with the protein MMFPNVSEDYTELLFCRLMIVFSVWIWKKRSLTRTISSRHISDTAPAQSPASPTAGFSVVVNAEKGSIVNIPALINSTFSDHVALDVTANTQDLRTETSTETLDSSTELLQTFLASHKASMKKKIECIFEGKKDAKTKTLLKKVYTQLYITKGEFKDVNKEHEILRIDKAFCVQKSQDKPINCNEIFSVLGKSEENKVVLTKGIAGIGKTVSVQKFILDWAEGEANQHVDCIFLLPFREINLIKDKEYSLHELLMEFYPELENLSGTNLYRDLKLAFVLDGLDERRLPLEFNVRMVRSEHNKASVNALITNLIEGNLLPYALIWITSRPAAANQIPSQHVSLFTEVRGFTDKQKEEYFKKRITDVKDASRIISEVKKSRSLYIMCHIPIFCWITATVLQEMLVHNDGEEIPTTLTEMYIHFLLIQMNIKNQKYDDKVERDLKKLLKMNRETILKLAKLAFKQLMKGNIMFYEEDLMECGIEVSIDSEYTGMCAEIFKKESVLHEKKVFCFIHLSVQEFLAALHVFDSFLNKNMNELQDFFSGSDHIDHTDHIDPQLDVLLKKAVAKAKGSENGHLDLFLRFLLGISLETNQKLLQGILTHTQITKKSISRVIHHIRQMQNNPPDVSPETSINHFFCLMELKDLSLYNQISNYLCKDKFPERVLSSSNCSALAYLMLMSGEVLEELNPKKFNPSKTAYRRLIPAVRCSKKAWLAGCELTETCWETVASALEAENSVLSVLDLSDNYRVEKGATLVSDGLRSSHCKLEILRLARCHFSQSSCAELASALTSISSSLSELDLSNNDLQDTGLELLFVQPENLYCKLHILRLSWCNLTEKSCSFLSSVLHTLRELDLSNNDLQDSGVKIISEGLREEQCKLQILRLSGCLVTEEGFSSLASALSSNSSSVLRDLDLSYNNPGDGGEKLLSDLLKNPSCKLETLETEPKSERFIKAGIRKYACELTFNPNTANNRLCLSNRTVSYTMETQQYPDHPDRFQVYRQVLCNESLSQRCYWEVWLEGSSPIIGITYPDIQRKEEGMLLLNSRIKLGSNPVSWVLWCVTNKYYIARHDSDDRTIDMPRSNRIGVYLDWPAGRLSFYSVSPDTHTLTHIHTFCTVFEKPVHPGFSVESGSLTLCQLD; encoded by the exons AAGATCTGCGTACAGAAACTAGCACGGAAACTTTGG ACTCGTCTACAGAACTTCTGCAGACATTTCTGGCGAGCCACAAAGCCAGCATGAAGAAGAAAATCGAGTGCATTTTCGAGGGCAAAAAGGACGCGAAGACTAAAACACTTCTGAAGAAGGTCTACACGCAGCTGTACATCACCAAAGGAGAATTCAAAGACGTTAACAAAGAGCACGAGATTCTGAGAATCGACAAAGCTTTCTGTGTGCAAAAATCTCAAGACAAACCAATCAACTGCAATGAGATTTTCAGTGTCCTGGGGAAGAGTGAAGAAAATAAAGTCGTGCTCACCAAAGGAATCGCAGGAATCGGAAAAACGGTATCCGTGCAGAAGTTTATTCTCGATTGGGCTGAAGGAGAAGCCAACCAACACGTAGACTGCATTTTCCTGCTGCCGTTCCGAGagattaatctgattaaagatAAAGAATACAGTCTTCATGAGTTACTGATGGAATTCTACCCTGAACTGGAAAATCTCAGTGGAACAAATTTGTACAGAGATCTCAAGCTTGCGTTTGTCTTAGACGGGCTCGATGAGAGGCGACTTCCGCTGGAGTTCAACGTGCGTATGGTGAGAAGCGAACACAATAAAGCATCTGTGAATGCTCTCATCACAAACCTGATTGAAGGAAACCTGCTTCCTTATGCTCTGATCTGGATCACCTCTCGGccagcagcagccaatcagatcccttCACAGCATGTGAGCTTGTTTACAGAAGTGCGAGGATTCACCGATAAACAAAAGGAGGAGTATTTTAAAAAGAGAATAACGGATGTGAAGGACGCCTCTAGAATCATCTCGGAGGTTAAGAAGTCTCGGAGCCTGTATATCATGTGTCACATCCCCATCTTCTGCTGGATCACCGCTACGGTGCTTCAGGAAATGCTGGTGCACAATGACGGTGAAGAAATTCCTACTACACTGACTGAAATGTACATCCACTTCCTGCTTATACAGATGAACATCAAGAACCAGAAGTACGACGACAAAGTGGAGCGAGATTTGAAGAAACTGCTGAAAATGAACAGGGAAACCATCCTGAAACTGGCCAAGCTGGCATTTAAACAGCTGATGAAGGGGAACATCATGTTCTATGAAGAAGACCTGATGGAGTGTGGTATTGAGGTCAGCATAGATTCAGAGTACACTGGGATGTGTGCTGAGATCTTCAAGAAAGAGTCTGTGCTTCACGAGAAGAAGGTTTTCTGTTTCATACATTTGAGCGTTCAGGAGTTTCTCGCTGCACTCCATGTTTTCGACTCCTTCCTGAACAAAAACATGAACGAGTTGCAGGATTTCTTCAGTGGTTCAGACCATATAGACCATACAGACCATATAGACCCTCAGCTGGATGTTTTACTGAAGAAGGCTGTTGCTAAAGCCAAGGGGAGCGAGAATGGACATTTAGATCTCTTTCTTCGGTTCTTGTTGGGCATTTCCCTGGAGACCAATCAGAAACTCCTGCAAGgcattcttacacacacacagataaccAAAAAGAGCATTAGCAGAGTCATCCATCATATCAGGCAAATGCAGAACAACCCTCCTGATGTCTCCCCCGAGACATCCATCAATCACTTCTTCTGTCTGATGGAACTGAAAGATCTCTCCCTGTACAACCAAATCAGTAACTATCTGTGTAAAGACAAGTTTCCGGAGAGAGTGTTGTCTTCATCAAATTGCTCAGCTCTGGCCTACTTGATGTTAATGTCTGGGGAAGTTTTGGAGGAACTCAACCCGAAAAAGTTCAACCCGTCCAAAACGGCCTACAGGAGACTCATCCCTGCTGTGAGGTGCTCCAAAAAAGCTTG GCTTGCTGGTTGTGAGCTCACCGAAACGTGCTGGGAGACCGTGGCTTCAGCTCTAGAGGCAGAAAACTCGGTTCTGAGCGTGCTGGACCTGAGCGATAATTACAGAGTGGAGAAAGGAGCTACGTTGGTTTCTGATGGACTGAGGAGttcacactgtaaactggagatactgag GTTAGCAAGATGCCATTTTTCCCAGAGCAGCTGTGCTGAACTCGCTTCAGCCCTCACATCAATTTCATCTTCTCTGAGTGAACTGGACCTGAGCAACAATGACCTGCAGGACACAGGACTGGAGCTGCTCTTTGTTCAGCCGGAAAATTTATACTGTAAACTCCACATTCTGAG GCTGAGCTGGTGTAACCTCACGGAGAAGAGCTGCTCATTTCTCTCCTCCGTTCTCCACACTTTAAGAGAGTTGGACCTGAGTAACAAtgacctgcaggattcaggagtgaagatCATTTCTGAAGGACTCCGCGAAGAACAGTGCAAACTACAGATACTGAG gttgTCCGGTTGTTTAGTGACAGAAGAAGGATTTTCTTCACTGGCGTCTGCTCTGAGTTCAAACTCCTCGTCGGTCCTGAGAGACCTCGATCTGAGCTACAATAACCcaggagatggaggagaaaagctgctctctgatctcCTGAAGAATCCCAGCTGCAAACTGGAGACACTCGA GACGGAACCAAAAAGTGAACGATTTATCAAAGCGGGGATCAGAAAGT ATGCCTGTGAGCTCACGTTCAACCCAAACACGGCCAACAATCGTCTGTGTCTGTCGAACAGGACGGTCTCGTACACGATGGAAACCCAGCAGTACCCAGATCACCCGGACAGATTTCAGGTGTATCGGCAGGTTCTCTGTAACGAGAGTCTGAGTCAACGCTGTTACTGGGAAGTCTGGTTGGAAGGCTCTTCACCCATAATTGGCATCACGTATCCTGATATTCAGAGGAAAGAGGAAGGCATGCTGCTGTTGAACTCTCGCATAAAGCTTGGGTCAAACCCGGTCTCCTGGGTGCTCTGGTGTGTAACCAACAAATACTACATCGCCAGGCACGATTCAGACGACAGAACCATAGACATGCCAAGGTCTAACAGGATAGGTGTGTATCTGGACTGGCCTGCTGGAAGATTGTCCTTTTACAGCGTCTCgccagatacacacacacttacacacatacacacattctgcACGGTGTTTGAGAAGCCGGTGCATCCGGGGTTCAGCGTGGAAAGCGGCTCTCTGACTTTGTGCCAGCTGGATTAA
- the LOC128602318 gene encoding NACHT, LRR and PYD domains-containing protein 12-like isoform X2, with the protein MMFPNVSEDYTELLFCRLMIVFSVWIWKKRSLTRTISSRHISDTAPAQSPASPTAGFSVVVNAEKGSIVNIPALINSTFSDHVALDVTANTHLRTETSTETLDSSTELLQTFLASHKASMKKKIECIFEGKKDAKTKTLLKKVYTQLYITKGEFKDVNKEHEILRIDKAFCVQKSQDKPINCNEIFSVLGKSEENKVVLTKGIAGIGKTVSVQKFILDWAEGEANQHVDCIFLLPFREINLIKDKEYSLHELLMEFYPELENLSGTNLYRDLKLAFVLDGLDERRLPLEFNVRMVRSEHNKASVNALITNLIEGNLLPYALIWITSRPAAANQIPSQHVSLFTEVRGFTDKQKEEYFKKRITDVKDASRIISEVKKSRSLYIMCHIPIFCWITATVLQEMLVHNDGEEIPTTLTEMYIHFLLIQMNIKNQKYDDKVERDLKKLLKMNRETILKLAKLAFKQLMKGNIMFYEEDLMECGIEVSIDSEYTGMCAEIFKKESVLHEKKVFCFIHLSVQEFLAALHVFDSFLNKNMNELQDFFSGSDHIDHTDHIDPQLDVLLKKAVAKAKGSENGHLDLFLRFLLGISLETNQKLLQGILTHTQITKKSISRVIHHIRQMQNNPPDVSPETSINHFFCLMELKDLSLYNQISNYLCKDKFPERVLSSSNCSALAYLMLMSGEVLEELNPKKFNPSKTAYRRLIPAVRCSKKAWLAGCELTETCWETVASALEAENSVLSVLDLSDNYRVEKGATLVSDGLRSSHCKLEILRLARCHFSQSSCAELASALTSISSSLSELDLSNNDLQDTGLELLFVQPENLYCKLHILRLSWCNLTEKSCSFLSSVLHTLRELDLSNNDLQDSGVKIISEGLREEQCKLQILRLSGCLVTEEGFSSLASALSSNSSSVLRDLDLSYNNPGDGGEKLLSDLLKNPSCKLETLETEPKSERFIKAGIRKYACELTFNPNTANNRLCLSNRTVSYTMETQQYPDHPDRFQVYRQVLCNESLSQRCYWEVWLEGSSPIIGITYPDIQRKEEGMLLLNSRIKLGSNPVSWVLWCVTNKYYIARHDSDDRTIDMPRSNRIGVYLDWPAGRLSFYSVSPDTHTLTHIHTFCTVFEKPVHPGFSVESGSLTLCQLD; encoded by the exons ATCTGCGTACAGAAACTAGCACGGAAACTTTGG ACTCGTCTACAGAACTTCTGCAGACATTTCTGGCGAGCCACAAAGCCAGCATGAAGAAGAAAATCGAGTGCATTTTCGAGGGCAAAAAGGACGCGAAGACTAAAACACTTCTGAAGAAGGTCTACACGCAGCTGTACATCACCAAAGGAGAATTCAAAGACGTTAACAAAGAGCACGAGATTCTGAGAATCGACAAAGCTTTCTGTGTGCAAAAATCTCAAGACAAACCAATCAACTGCAATGAGATTTTCAGTGTCCTGGGGAAGAGTGAAGAAAATAAAGTCGTGCTCACCAAAGGAATCGCAGGAATCGGAAAAACGGTATCCGTGCAGAAGTTTATTCTCGATTGGGCTGAAGGAGAAGCCAACCAACACGTAGACTGCATTTTCCTGCTGCCGTTCCGAGagattaatctgattaaagatAAAGAATACAGTCTTCATGAGTTACTGATGGAATTCTACCCTGAACTGGAAAATCTCAGTGGAACAAATTTGTACAGAGATCTCAAGCTTGCGTTTGTCTTAGACGGGCTCGATGAGAGGCGACTTCCGCTGGAGTTCAACGTGCGTATGGTGAGAAGCGAACACAATAAAGCATCTGTGAATGCTCTCATCACAAACCTGATTGAAGGAAACCTGCTTCCTTATGCTCTGATCTGGATCACCTCTCGGccagcagcagccaatcagatcccttCACAGCATGTGAGCTTGTTTACAGAAGTGCGAGGATTCACCGATAAACAAAAGGAGGAGTATTTTAAAAAGAGAATAACGGATGTGAAGGACGCCTCTAGAATCATCTCGGAGGTTAAGAAGTCTCGGAGCCTGTATATCATGTGTCACATCCCCATCTTCTGCTGGATCACCGCTACGGTGCTTCAGGAAATGCTGGTGCACAATGACGGTGAAGAAATTCCTACTACACTGACTGAAATGTACATCCACTTCCTGCTTATACAGATGAACATCAAGAACCAGAAGTACGACGACAAAGTGGAGCGAGATTTGAAGAAACTGCTGAAAATGAACAGGGAAACCATCCTGAAACTGGCCAAGCTGGCATTTAAACAGCTGATGAAGGGGAACATCATGTTCTATGAAGAAGACCTGATGGAGTGTGGTATTGAGGTCAGCATAGATTCAGAGTACACTGGGATGTGTGCTGAGATCTTCAAGAAAGAGTCTGTGCTTCACGAGAAGAAGGTTTTCTGTTTCATACATTTGAGCGTTCAGGAGTTTCTCGCTGCACTCCATGTTTTCGACTCCTTCCTGAACAAAAACATGAACGAGTTGCAGGATTTCTTCAGTGGTTCAGACCATATAGACCATACAGACCATATAGACCCTCAGCTGGATGTTTTACTGAAGAAGGCTGTTGCTAAAGCCAAGGGGAGCGAGAATGGACATTTAGATCTCTTTCTTCGGTTCTTGTTGGGCATTTCCCTGGAGACCAATCAGAAACTCCTGCAAGgcattcttacacacacacagataaccAAAAAGAGCATTAGCAGAGTCATCCATCATATCAGGCAAATGCAGAACAACCCTCCTGATGTCTCCCCCGAGACATCCATCAATCACTTCTTCTGTCTGATGGAACTGAAAGATCTCTCCCTGTACAACCAAATCAGTAACTATCTGTGTAAAGACAAGTTTCCGGAGAGAGTGTTGTCTTCATCAAATTGCTCAGCTCTGGCCTACTTGATGTTAATGTCTGGGGAAGTTTTGGAGGAACTCAACCCGAAAAAGTTCAACCCGTCCAAAACGGCCTACAGGAGACTCATCCCTGCTGTGAGGTGCTCCAAAAAAGCTTG GCTTGCTGGTTGTGAGCTCACCGAAACGTGCTGGGAGACCGTGGCTTCAGCTCTAGAGGCAGAAAACTCGGTTCTGAGCGTGCTGGACCTGAGCGATAATTACAGAGTGGAGAAAGGAGCTACGTTGGTTTCTGATGGACTGAGGAGttcacactgtaaactggagatactgag GTTAGCAAGATGCCATTTTTCCCAGAGCAGCTGTGCTGAACTCGCTTCAGCCCTCACATCAATTTCATCTTCTCTGAGTGAACTGGACCTGAGCAACAATGACCTGCAGGACACAGGACTGGAGCTGCTCTTTGTTCAGCCGGAAAATTTATACTGTAAACTCCACATTCTGAG GCTGAGCTGGTGTAACCTCACGGAGAAGAGCTGCTCATTTCTCTCCTCCGTTCTCCACACTTTAAGAGAGTTGGACCTGAGTAACAAtgacctgcaggattcaggagtgaagatCATTTCTGAAGGACTCCGCGAAGAACAGTGCAAACTACAGATACTGAG gttgTCCGGTTGTTTAGTGACAGAAGAAGGATTTTCTTCACTGGCGTCTGCTCTGAGTTCAAACTCCTCGTCGGTCCTGAGAGACCTCGATCTGAGCTACAATAACCcaggagatggaggagaaaagctgctctctgatctcCTGAAGAATCCCAGCTGCAAACTGGAGACACTCGA GACGGAACCAAAAAGTGAACGATTTATCAAAGCGGGGATCAGAAAGT ATGCCTGTGAGCTCACGTTCAACCCAAACACGGCCAACAATCGTCTGTGTCTGTCGAACAGGACGGTCTCGTACACGATGGAAACCCAGCAGTACCCAGATCACCCGGACAGATTTCAGGTGTATCGGCAGGTTCTCTGTAACGAGAGTCTGAGTCAACGCTGTTACTGGGAAGTCTGGTTGGAAGGCTCTTCACCCATAATTGGCATCACGTATCCTGATATTCAGAGGAAAGAGGAAGGCATGCTGCTGTTGAACTCTCGCATAAAGCTTGGGTCAAACCCGGTCTCCTGGGTGCTCTGGTGTGTAACCAACAAATACTACATCGCCAGGCACGATTCAGACGACAGAACCATAGACATGCCAAGGTCTAACAGGATAGGTGTGTATCTGGACTGGCCTGCTGGAAGATTGTCCTTTTACAGCGTCTCgccagatacacacacacttacacacatacacacattctgcACGGTGTTTGAGAAGCCGGTGCATCCGGGGTTCAGCGTGGAAAGCGGCTCTCTGACTTTGTGCCAGCTGGATTAA
- the LOC128602319 gene encoding LOW QUALITY PROTEIN: NACHT, LRR and PYD domains-containing protein 12-like (The sequence of the model RefSeq protein was modified relative to this genomic sequence to represent the inferred CDS: deleted 1 base in 1 codon): MMFPNVSEDYTELLFCRLMIVFSVWIWKKRSLTRTISSRHISDTAPAQSPASPTAGFSVVVNAEKGSIVNIPALINSTFSDHVALDVTANTQDLRTETSTETLDSSTELLQTFLASHKASMKKKIECIFEGKKDAKTKTLLKKVYTQLYITKGEFKDVNKEHEILRIDKAFCVQKSQDKPINCNEIFSVLGKSEENKVVLTKGIAGIGKTVSVQKFILDWAEGEANQHVDCIFLLPFREINLIKDKEYSLHELLMEFYPELENLSGTNLYRDLKLAFVLDGLDERRLPLEFNVRMVRSEHNKASVNALITNLIEGNLLPYALIWITSRPAAANQIPSQHVSLFTEVRGFTDKQKEEYFKKRITDVKDASRIISEVKKSRSLYIMCHIPIFCWITATVLQEMLVHNDGEEIPTTLTEMYIHFLLIQMNIKNQKYDDKVERDLKKLLKMNRETILKLAKLAFKQLMKGNIMFYEEDLMECGIEVSIDSEYTGMCAEIFKKESVLHEKKVFCFIHLSVQEFLAALHVFDSFLNKNMNELQDFFSGSDHIDHTDHIDPQLDVLLKKAVAKAKGSENGHLDLFLRFLLGISLETNQKLLQGILTHTQITKKSISRVIHHIRQMQNNPPDVSPETSINHFFCLMELKDLSLYNQISNYLCKDKFPERVLSSSNCSALAYLMLMSGEVLEELNPKKFNPSKTAYRRLIPAVRCSKKAWLAGCELTETCWETVASALEAENSVLSVLDLSDNYRVEKGATLVSDGLRSSHCKLEILRSARCHFSQSSCAELASALTSISSSLSELDLSNNDLQDTGLELLFVQPENLYCKLHILRLSWCNLTEKSCSFLSSVLHTLRELDLSNNDLQDSGVKIISEGLREEQCKLQILRLSGCLVTEEGFSSLVSALSSNSSSVLRDLDLSYNNPGDGGEKLLSDLLKNPSCKLETLETEPKSERFIKAGIRKYACELTFNPNTANNRLCLSNRTVSYTMETQQYPDHPDRFQVYDQVLCNESLSQRCYWEVWLEGSSLELGITYPDIRRKEEGVALWDAQMKFGLNPYSWALCCGTNKRFFARHDSEDTNIDMPGSNRIGVYLDWPAGRLSFYSVSPDTHTLTHIHTFCTVFEKPVHPGFSVEIGSLTLCQLD; encoded by the exons ATGATGTTTCCAAACg TGAGTGAAGATtacacagagctgctgttctgtcGCCTGATGATCGTTTTCTCCGTTTGGATCTGGAAAAAGAGATCGTTGACCCGCACCATCAGCTCTCGGCACATCTCTG acaccgCTCCAGCCCAGTCTCCTGCCTCTCCTACTGCTGGATTCTCTGTTGTTGTGAATGCTGAAAAAGGCAGTATTGTTAATATTCCTGCGCTCATTAACAGCACCTTCTCTGATCACGTTGCCCTCGACGTCACAGCCAATACTc AAGATCTGCGTACAGAAACTAGCACGGAAACTTTGG ACTCGTCTACAGAACTTCTGCAGACATTTCTGGCGAGCCACAAAGCCAGCATGAAGAAGAAAATCGAGTGCATTTTCGAGGGCAAAAAGGACGCGAAGACTAAAACACTTCTGAAGAAGGTCTACACGCAGCTGTACATCACCAAAGGAGAATTCAAAGACGTTAACAAAGAGCACGAGATTCTGAGAATCGACAAAGCTTTCTGTGTGCAAAAATCTCAAGACAAACCAATCAACTGCAATGAGATTTTCAGTGTCCTGGGGAAGAGTGAAGAAAATAAAGTCGTGCTCACCAAAGGAATCGCAGGAATCGGA AAAACGGTATCCGTGCAGAAGTTTATTCTCGATTGGGCTGAAGGAGAAGCCAACCAACACGTAGACTGCATTTTCCTGCTGCCGTTCCGAGagattaatctgattaaagatAAAGAATACAGTCTTCATGAGTTACTGATGGAATTCTACCCTGAACTGGAAAATCTCAGTGGAACAAATTTGTACAGAGATCTCAAGCTTGCGTTTGTCTTAGACGGGCTCGATGAGAGGCGACTTCCGCTGGAGTTCAACGTGCGTATGGTGAGAAGCGAACACAATAAAGCATCTGTGAATGCTCTCATCACAAACCTGATTGAAGGAAACCTGCTTCCTTATGCTCTGATCTGGATCACCTCTCGGccagcagcagccaatcagatcccttCACAGCATGTGAGCTTGTTTACAGAAGTGCGAGGATTCACCGATAAACAAAAGGAGGAGTATTTTAAAAAGAGAATAACGGATGTGAAGGACGCCTCTAGAATCATCTCGGAGGTTAAGAAGTCTCGGAGCCTGTATATCATGTGTCACATCCCCATCTTCTGCTGGATCACCGCTACGGTGCTTCAGGAAATGCTGGTGCACAATGACGGTGAAGAAATTCCTACTACACTGACTGAAATGTACATCCACTTCCTGCTTATACAGATGAACATCAAGAACCAGAAGTACGACGACAAAGTGGAGCGAGATTTGAAGAAACTGCTGAAAATGAACAGGGAAACCATCCTGAAACTGGCCAAGCTGGCATTTAAACAGCTGATGAAGGGGAACATCATGTTCTATGAAGAAGACCTGATGGAGTGTGGTATTGAGGTCAGCATAGATTCAGAGTACACTGGGATGTGTGCTGAGATCTTCAAGAAAGAGTCTGTGCTTCACGAGAAGAAGGTTTTCTGTTTCATACATTTGAGCGTTCAGGAGTTTCTCGCTGCACTCCATGTTTTCGACTCCTTCCTGAACAAAAACATGAACGAGTTGCAGGATTTCTTCAGTGGTTCAGACCATATAGACCATACAGACCATATAGACCCTCAGCTGGATGTTTTACTGAAGAAGGCTGTTGCTAAAGCCAAGGGGAGCGAGAATGGACATTTAGATCTCTTTCTTCGGTTCTTGTTGGGCATTTCCCTGGAGACCAATCAGAAACTCCTGCAAGgcattcttacacacacacagataaccAAAAAGAGCATTAGCAGAGTCATCCATCATATCAGGCAAATGCAGAACAACCCTCCTGATGTCTCCCCCGAGACATCCATCAATCACTTCTTCTGTCTGATGGAACTGAAAGATCTCTCCCTGTACAACCAAATCAGTAACTATCTGTGTAAAGACAAGTTTCCGGAGAGAGTGTTGTCTTCATCAAATTGCTCAGCTCTGGCCTACTTGATGTTAATGTCTGGGGAAGTTTTGGAGGAACTCAACCCGAAAAAGTTCAACCCGTCCAAAACGGCCTACAGGAGACTCATCCCTGCTGTGAGGTGCTCCAAAAAAGCTTG GCTTGCTGGTTGTGAGCTCACCGAAACGTGCTGGGAGACCGTGGCTTCAGCTCTAGAGGCAGAAAACTCGGTTCTGAGCGTGCTGGACCTGAGCGATAATTACAGAGTGGAGAAAGGAGCTACGTTGGTTTCTGATGGACTGAGGAGttcacactgtaaactggagatactgag GTCAGCAAGATGCCATTTTTCCCAGAGCAGCTGTGCTGAACTCGCTTCAGCCCTCACATCAATTTCATCTTCTCTGAGTGAACTGGACCTGAGCAACAACGACCTGCAGGACACAGGACTGGAGCTGCTCTTTGTTCAGCCGGAAAATTTATACTGTAAACTCCACATTCTGAG GCTGAGCTGGTGTAACCTCACGGAGAAGAGCTGCTCATTTCTCTCCTCCGTTCTCCACACTTTAAGAGAGTTGGACCTGAGTAACAAtgacctgcaggattcaggagtgaagatCATTTCTGAAGGACTCCGCGAAGAACAGTGCAAACTACAGATACTGAG gttgTCCGGTTGTTTAGTGACAGAAGAAGGATTTTCTTCACTGGTGTCTGCTCTGAGTTCAAACTCCTCGTCGGTCCTGAGAGACCTCGATCTGAGCTACAATAATCcaggagatggaggagaaaagctgctctctgatctcCTGAAGAATCCCAGCTGCAAACTGGAGACACTCGA GACGGAACCAAAAAGTGAACGATTTATCAAAGCGGGGATCAGAAAGT ATGCCTGTGAGCTCACGTTCAACCCAAACACGGCCAACAATCGTCTGTGTCTGTCGAACAGGACGGTCTCGTACACGATGGAAACCCAGCAGTACCCAGATCACCCGGACAGATTTCAGGTGTATGACCAGGTTCTCTGTAACGAGAGTCTGAGTCAACGCTGTTACTGGGAAGTTTGGTTGGAAGGCTCTTCATTAGAGCTTGGCATCACGTATCCTGATATTCGGAGGAAAGAGGAAGGCGTGGCACTGTGGGACGCTCAAATGAAGTTTGGGTTAAACCCGTACTCGTGGGCGCTCTGTTGTGGAACCAACAAACGTTTCTTCGCCAGGCACGATTCAGAGGACACGAACATAGACATGCCAGGGTCTAACAGGATAGGTGTGTATCTGGACTGGCCTGCTGGAAGACTGTCCTTTTACAGCGTCTCgccagatacacacacacttacacacatacacacattctgcACGGTGTTTGAGAAGCCGGTGCATCCGGGGTTCAGCGTGGAAATCGGCTCTCTGACTTTGTGCCAGCTGGATTAA